A portion of the Echeneis naucrates chromosome 5, fEcheNa1.1, whole genome shotgun sequence genome contains these proteins:
- the LOC115043631 gene encoding transmembrane protein 233 isoform X1: MALGVLNSEVKSSLYGSAFFGSAEEQEPPPPLRSYLCLTIFTCFCPAYPVNIVALVFTIMSRKSYYQGDYDGSRRLGRNALYVAIASIIIGLVIIAITCIVHFTTVRPLFGSKALFCSHSHSRSASTQPELQVEGHSSTVKLMHLTIRRVLLTFMEICAILILRTERSNIFPCGFGHKTDLLYAEFPGNLC, from the exons ATGGCTCTTGGAGTCTTAAATTCAGAAGTGAAAAGTTCCCTTTATGGGAGTGCGTTTTTTGGTTCTGCAGAGGAGCAGGAGCCGCCACCTCCACTCCGGAGCTACCTGTGTTTGACTATTTTCACCTGCTTTTGTCCTGCATATCCCGTCAACATTGTGGCTCTGGTCTTCACCATCATG TCTAGAAAGAGTTATTATCAGGGTGACTATGACGGGTCCAGGCGGCTGGGCAGGAACGCTCTCTATGTTGCTATCGCCTCCATCATCATTGGCCTTGTCATCATTGCCATCACCTGCATTGTCCATTTTACCACAGTAAGGCCTCTTTTTGGCAGCAAAGCCCTCTTTTGTTCGCACTCACACAGCCGCAGTGCCTCAACACAGCCTGAGCTGCAGGTCGAAGGCCATTCTTCCACTGTAAAACTAATGCATCTCACAATTAGGAGGGTGTTGCTCACTTTTATGGAGATTTGTGCCATCCTTATTCTGAGAACAGAGAGAAGCAATATCTTTCCTTGTGGTTTCGGACataaaacagatttgctgtACGCAGAATTCCCTGGAAATCTGTGTTAA
- the LOC115043631 gene encoding transmembrane protein 233 isoform X2, with protein sequence MALGVLNSEVKSSLYGSAFFGSAEEQEPPPPLRSYLCLTIFTCFCPAYPVNIVALVFTIMSRKSYYQGDYDGSRRLGRNALYVAIASIIIGLVIIAITCIVHFTTANF encoded by the exons ATGGCTCTTGGAGTCTTAAATTCAGAAGTGAAAAGTTCCCTTTATGGGAGTGCGTTTTTTGGTTCTGCAGAGGAGCAGGAGCCGCCACCTCCACTCCGGAGCTACCTGTGTTTGACTATTTTCACCTGCTTTTGTCCTGCATATCCCGTCAACATTGTGGCTCTGGTCTTCACCATCATG TCTAGAAAGAGTTATTATCAGGGTGACTATGACGGGTCCAGGCGGCTGGGCAGGAACGCTCTCTATGTTGCTATCGCCTCCATCATCATTGGCCTTGTCATCATTGCCATCACCTGCATTGTCCATTTTACCACA GCGAATTTTTAG